One segment of Thermosipho atlanticus DSM 15807 DNA contains the following:
- a CDS encoding heavy metal translocating P-type ATPase has product MEDKKKNLHHEEHQHTKEHEGHGHSMKHEHSEHENQHESHKSHEHMEHAEHAKHTEHTEHTGHAEDGHHNHHSHHAHMVADFRKRFWVSLILTVPVLILSPLIQKLFGLEKVLTFPGDLYVLFGISTLIFFYGGYPFLKGFYEELKNKKPGMMTLIAVAISTAYVYSSVVVFGLEGEMFFWELATLIDIMLFGHWIEMKSVMGASRALEELAKLMPSDAHKLMPDGSLVDVPLEELKPGDIVLVKPGEKVPADGIIIDGESSLNESMLTGESKPVHKKKNDIVIGGSINGEGSLKIEVKKTGKDSYLSQVIELVKEAQESKSKTQDLANRAAVWLTGIALSTGALTFFVWTLVMGKSFVFALERTVTVMVIACPHALGLAVPLVVAVSTAISAKNGLLIRDRVAFEKARNIQAIVFDKTGTLTMGKFGVTDVVKLSDDITEDEILSYAASVELHSEHPIAKAIAQAGKNRMNVDDFKAIPGKGAEGIVDGKHVMVVSPGYLREKGIKIENEKINEMLSAGKTVVYLLIDDELKGAIGLADIIRPESKEAIARLKKMGIKCMMLTGDNEQVAKWVAKELNLDEYFAEVLPHEKSQKIKEIQSRNLVVAMTGDGVNDAPALVQADVGIAIGAGTDVAVESADIILVRSDPRDVVAIIELAKKTYKKMVQNLLWATGYNAIAIPLAAGVLYKFGILLSPAIGAVFMSLSTVIVAINAKLLKLER; this is encoded by the coding sequence ATGGAAGATAAGAAGAAGAATCTTCACCATGAAGAGCATCAACACACCAAAGAACACGAAGGGCATGGGCATAGTATGAAACACGAACACTCAGAACATGAAAATCAACATGAATCTCATAAAAGTCATGAACACATGGAACATGCAGAACATGCAAAGCATACAGAACATACAGAACATACAGGACATGCTGAAGATGGGCATCATAATCATCATAGTCATCATGCCCATATGGTGGCTGATTTTAGAAAACGTTTTTGGGTTTCTTTAATCCTTACTGTTCCTGTCTTAATTTTGTCACCGTTAATTCAAAAGTTATTTGGATTAGAAAAAGTTTTAACCTTTCCTGGTGATTTGTATGTGCTTTTCGGCATTTCAACATTAATTTTCTTTTACGGTGGTTATCCATTTTTGAAAGGTTTTTATGAAGAGCTTAAAAATAAAAAACCTGGTATGATGACACTAATTGCAGTTGCAATAAGTACTGCTTATGTGTATAGTAGTGTAGTTGTTTTTGGGCTAGAAGGTGAGATGTTTTTCTGGGAATTAGCAACATTAATTGACATTATGTTATTTGGTCACTGGATTGAAATGAAGTCCGTAATGGGAGCTTCACGAGCTTTAGAGGAACTTGCAAAATTGATGCCATCAGATGCACACAAATTGATGCCTGATGGCTCATTAGTTGATGTGCCTCTTGAAGAATTAAAACCTGGGGATATCGTTTTAGTAAAGCCTGGTGAAAAAGTTCCTGCAGATGGAATTATAATTGACGGCGAAAGTTCATTAAATGAATCAATGTTGACAGGTGAGAGTAAGCCAGTACATAAAAAGAAAAATGATATTGTAATCGGTGGTTCGATAAATGGTGAAGGTTCACTTAAAATCGAAGTAAAGAAGACAGGGAAAGATTCATATCTTTCTCAAGTGATAGAACTTGTGAAAGAGGCGCAGGAAAGTAAATCAAAAACACAAGATCTTGCTAATAGGGCTGCTGTATGGCTAACTGGTATAGCATTATCCACAGGTGCATTGACTTTCTTTGTATGGACTTTGGTGATGGGTAAAAGTTTTGTTTTTGCCCTTGAAAGGACTGTAACAGTTATGGTTATTGCATGTCCTCATGCTCTTGGTTTAGCTGTTCCACTTGTAGTAGCTGTTTCAACTGCTATATCTGCAAAAAATGGTTTGCTGATTAGAGATCGTGTGGCTTTTGAAAAAGCTAGAAATATTCAAGCTATCGTGTTTGATAAAACTGGTACTCTGACAATGGGGAAATTTGGTGTAACAGATGTTGTAAAACTTTCAGACGATATAACTGAAGATGAAATATTGAGTTATGCAGCATCAGTTGAATTACATTCGGAACATCCTATAGCAAAAGCAATCGCTCAAGCCGGTAAAAATCGCATGAATGTAGACGATTTTAAAGCTATTCCTGGAAAAGGTGCAGAAGGTATTGTTGATGGGAAACATGTTATGGTAGTCAGCCCTGGCTATTTAAGAGAAAAAGGAATCAAGATTGAAAATGAAAAAATTAATGAAATGTTATCTGCTGGAAAAACAGTAGTTTACTTACTAATAGATGATGAATTAAAAGGAGCAATAGGGCTTGCTGATATAATAAGACCTGAATCAAAAGAAGCAATTGCTAGATTGAAAAAAATGGGAATTAAATGTATGATGTTGACAGGTGATAATGAACAAGTTGCAAAATGGGTAGCTAAAGAACTGAATCTTGACGAATATTTTGCAGAGGTTTTACCACATGAAAAATCTCAAAAGATAAAAGAAATCCAATCACGTAATTTAGTTGTTGCTATGACTGGAGATGGTGTAAACGATGCTCCTGCATTAGTTCAAGCAGATGTTGGTATTGCAATTGGTGCGGGGACAGATGTAGCTGTAGAATCTGCTGACATCATTCTTGTAAGAAGTGATCCAAGAGACGTTGTTGCGATAATTGAACTTGCTAAAAAAACGTACAAAAAAATGGTACAAAATTTATTATGGGCAACAGGTTACAATGCTATTGCAATACCATTGGCAGCTGGTGTTTTATATAAATTTGGAATACTTTTAAGTCCAGCTATTGGTGCAGTATTTATGTCTTTGAGTACAGTTATAGTGGCTATAAATGCTAAATTATTGAAATTAGAACGTTAA
- a CDS encoding 6TM ABC transporter family protein yields the protein MKTYWEFLKTKRFEFVLLLIFSSVLSFFEGLIQPLMVKWLFDEAVLKLNFRKFVLLSIVYLALGLIFVLLFYINSLWKKRYENKVVLNLESELLKKNF from the coding sequence ATGAAAACATATTGGGAATTTTTAAAAACAAAAAGATTTGAATTTGTCTTACTTCTTATTTTTTCAAGTGTTCTAAGTTTCTTTGAAGGCTTAATTCAACCATTAATGGTAAAATGGTTATTTGATGAGGCTGTATTAAAGTTGAACTTTCGAAAATTTGTACTTTTAAGTATAGTATACCTTGCACTTGGATTAATATTTGTGCTACTTTTTTATATAAACAGTCTTTGGAAAAAAAGGTATGAAAATAAAGTAGTATTAAATCTTGAATCTGAACTTCTAAAAAAAAACTTTTAA
- a CDS encoding ABC transporter ATP-binding protein, with amino-acid sequence MNSIHKDVNEGVVPMIRMTINLVSMIVSEIALLLAMFFISWRASLVLFVVIPPLLYFSNVISQKVKKKTSLEREKEGIYTSFLASVLKSFKIMRTFSFIFDFVTLKHREILEEYLNSRFESFKAVKSSQMLGDIIRNTADTLSLIVSGYFVLIGKLSFGGFVAIINTFWRAVSSLFGIVQAIPEFHRYSQILERIKSLLNTKQKEHFELDDKVILKDVKLSYDGNKVIDINNIEIKPGNKVLISGENGTGKTTLLNIISGYLSPDSGKVIRPKKSRINNCTS; translated from the coding sequence ATAAATTCCATTCACAAAGATGTTAATGAAGGCGTTGTTCCAATGATTAGAATGACGATAAATCTAGTTTCAATGATTGTATCGGAAATTGCGTTACTACTTGCGATGTTTTTTATTTCATGGAGAGCATCTTTGGTGTTATTTGTGGTTATTCCGCCATTACTGTATTTTTCAAATGTTATAAGCCAAAAAGTTAAAAAGAAAACATCACTTGAAAGAGAAAAGGAAGGAATTTATACAAGTTTTCTAGCAAGTGTTCTTAAATCATTTAAAATTATGAGAACTTTTAGTTTTATATTTGATTTTGTAACATTAAAGCACAGGGAAATTTTAGAAGAGTATTTAAACAGTAGGTTTGAAAGTTTTAAGGCTGTTAAATCAAGTCAAATGTTAGGTGACATTATTCGAAACACAGCAGATACTCTTTCACTTATAGTCTCTGGATATTTTGTTTTAATTGGAAAGTTAAGTTTTGGTGGGTTTGTAGCGATAATAAACACATTCTGGAGGGCAGTTTCTTCTCTTTTTGGAATTGTTCAGGCTATTCCAGAATTTCACAGGTATTCACAAATACTTGAAAGAATAAAAAGTTTATTAAATACTAAACAGAAAGAGCACTTTGAATTGGATGATAAAGTAATTTTAAAAGATGTAAAACTTTCTTATGATGGAAATAAAGTAATCGATATAAATAATATAGAAATAAAACCTGGGAATAAGGTGTTAATTTCAGGTGAAAATGGTACAGGAAAGACAACACTTTTAAATATAATATCTGGATATTTGTCGCCAGATAGTGGAAAAGTAATAAGGCCAAAAAAAAGTCGTATCAATAACTGCACCAGTTGA
- a CDS encoding ATP-binding cassette domain-containing protein codes for MIESLGLEKLKEKTPSNLSAGEKQKVAIGIALEKDADLYIFDEPLANIDEQSKEKIIKLIFEKLNSKTLIMVLHGEKEFHSLFDTKIKLL; via the coding sequence TTGATTGAAAGTCTTGGTTTAGAAAAATTAAAGGAAAAGACACCATCCAACCTTTCTGCAGGAGAAAAACAAAAGGTTGCTATTGGTATAGCGCTTGAAAAAGATGCAGATTTATATATATTTGATGAACCACTTGCAAATATAGATGAGCAAAGTAAAGAAAAGATAATAAAGTTAATATTTGAAAAATTAAATTCTAAAACGTTAATAATGGTACTTCATGGAGAAAAAGAATTTCACAGCTTATTTGATACAAAGATTAAGTTATTATAA
- a CDS encoding S41 family peptidase: MRNIQKWISILLLLFAMTSFNQQLFSPEELQKDFEIYINYILKAGIDPFEFVSQEKFYSEVNRIKGQLNKPMTKGEFFKTIAPIIHIFSDGHYGVFFNITPDTLVMPFEPVVVGNRLFVKNSLVNELENKAEILKIDDRNVEEIINDLKQFLPKIRSQAIYPLVSFLISYFPVIENKSTFKLLLMVDNTKKLVKITAIKYNEKLKRTKQLYTDYDKEISFERRENIGVLKIKTFNYQSQTYYKKFLERTFSENKDLSDLIIDLRGNLGGPLDNVWELFKYLIDKVQKLWGFYYVYTTVNGNKEKRLKLKYTLNTNIVPAKDNFKGKVWLLTDKQMASSAIIATYLFKKFGLGKIIGEEPQEPVNALAVGKQLYILPNTQLVVVIPNVSYWFEKEPKIVIDYERKMTENERIEWLLGNKDVMLDYVFEIINKNREESEE, from the coding sequence ATGAGAAATATACAAAAATGGATTTCAATCTTATTATTACTATTTGCTATGACAAGTTTTAATCAACAATTATTTTCTCCTGAAGAATTACAAAAAGATTTTGAAATTTATATAAACTACATACTAAAAGCAGGGATTGATCCATTTGAATTTGTATCTCAGGAAAAGTTTTATTCAGAAGTTAACAGAATAAAGGGACAACTTAACAAGCCTATGACAAAAGGCGAGTTTTTTAAAACTATTGCTCCTATAATACATATTTTTAGCGATGGACATTATGGGGTATTTTTCAATATTACACCAGATACATTAGTAATGCCATTTGAACCAGTGGTAGTAGGCAATAGATTATTTGTTAAAAACTCGCTTGTGAATGAGTTAGAAAACAAGGCAGAGATTTTGAAAATTGATGATAGAAATGTAGAGGAAATAATTAATGATTTGAAACAGTTTTTACCGAAAATTCGCTCTCAAGCAATTTATCCGTTGGTATCCTTTTTAATTTCATATTTTCCAGTAATAGAAAATAAAAGCACCTTCAAATTATTGTTAATGGTAGATAATACTAAAAAATTAGTGAAAATAACTGCAATAAAGTATAATGAAAAACTCAAAAGAACCAAACAACTATATACAGATTATGATAAAGAAATTTCATTTGAAAGAAGGGAAAACATTGGAGTATTGAAAATAAAAACATTTAATTATCAATCCCAAACATATTACAAAAAATTTTTAGAAAGAACATTCAGTGAAAATAAAGATTTATCAGATCTAATAATAGATTTGAGAGGAAATCTTGGGGGGCCTTTAGACAATGTATGGGAACTTTTTAAATATCTTATAGATAAAGTTCAAAAACTTTGGGGATTCTACTATGTTTATACAACTGTCAATGGGAACAAAGAAAAAAGGTTAAAACTAAAGTATACATTAAACACTAATATAGTACCAGCAAAAGATAATTTTAAAGGCAAAGTATGGCTTTTAACAGACAAACAAATGGCATCATCAGCAATTATCGCAACATATTTATTCAAAAAATTTGGGTTAGGGAAAATAATAGGAGAAGAGCCTCAAGAACCGGTAAATGCATTAGCAGTAGGAAAACAACTATATATTCTTCCCAATACGCAGTTGGTAGTTGTGATTCCAAATGTATCTTATTGGTTCGAAAAAGAACCAAAAATAGTAATAGACTATGAAAGAAAAATGACGGAAAATGAAAGGATAGAATGGCTACTGGGCAATAAAGATGTAATGTTGGATTATGTTTTTGAAATTATAAATAAAAATAGAGAAGAAAGTGAAGAATAG
- a CDS encoding ATP-binding cassette domain-containing protein has protein sequence MKNMTKKQIVKLLKKHLFHLFFAFFLLICATGMTISIPLFSRNIINFILINNTAASLFKIQLMLLLLISLSKELLMYGSYYIFENRIRLFTASLRKKIFEVAQNNFNQISSFDSGRLFTYISTDTERIQNFFYPTLIFFMKDLLILIFALTIGLFMNPLAITISVLPLLLFFVLARFVNSKIKNLTHKALESQTEFISRLEEYIQGMEMFRVFLKEKFSIAKFKEFNEDYTKNDIKRINSIVLFNIPLALLFNSGYIIAIIVGVYQMKIGTIQAGGLVAVLMIIDYIYESAKNFWDFNIHCQEIKVVQKRLSEILELPFSKKCNATSKLYRLDEKIKSLKVHIPNFSYEDAAPLLENFKLDVQTGKIIGLFGKSGIGKSTVIKIILGLLSVENNYVFINNIPLSKIEINSYYQKVAYLPQYSVFFKGTVRENILLGDDKELDKDLIEFLDDLSLEKQIDEGGHNLSGGERQRIAIARTFVQNNKDMYLLDEPTTYLDGVKIKSLKELIRKKASKSIILIISHSKDFLEDLCDNIVEFS, from the coding sequence ATGAAAAACATGACTAAAAAACAAATAGTTAAATTACTTAAAAAACATCTCTTTCATTTATTTTTTGCATTTTTTCTGCTAATTTGTGCAACAGGAATGACAATTTCTATTCCTTTATTTTCAAGAAATATCATAAATTTTATATTGATTAATAATACCGCAGCTAGTTTGTTCAAAATTCAGCTAATGTTACTTTTGTTGATAAGTCTATCAAAAGAACTTCTAATGTACGGCTCATATTACATCTTTGAAAACAGGATAAGACTTTTCACCGCATCACTTAGAAAAAAAATATTTGAAGTGGCTCAAAATAACTTCAACCAGATTTCTTCCTTTGATTCTGGCAGGTTATTTACTTACATTAGTACGGATACAGAGAGAATTCAAAATTTCTTTTATCCTACTCTTATATTTTTTATGAAAGACTTACTTATATTGATTTTTGCCTTAACCATAGGGCTTTTTATGAATCCCCTGGCAATTACAATATCAGTTCTTCCTCTACTGCTTTTCTTTGTTTTAGCACGTTTTGTTAATTCAAAGATTAAAAATCTAACACATAAAGCACTTGAATCGCAAACGGAATTTATAAGCAGGCTGGAAGAATACATTCAGGGTATGGAAATGTTTCGGGTATTTTTGAAAGAAAAATTTTCAATAGCAAAGTTTAAAGAATTCAATGAAGATTATACAAAAAATGATATCAAAAGGATAAACTCAATTGTTCTATTCAACATTCCACTTGCATTATTATTCAATAGCGGTTACATTATAGCAATCATTGTTGGAGTTTATCAAATGAAAATAGGTACTATACAAGCAGGTGGATTGGTAGCAGTGCTTATGATAATAGATTACATCTATGAATCTGCAAAAAACTTTTGGGATTTCAACATACATTGCCAGGAAATAAAAGTTGTGCAAAAAAGACTTTCTGAGATTTTAGAACTACCGTTTTCAAAAAAATGCAACGCTACTTCCAAGCTATACCGTTTAGACGAAAAGATTAAATCTTTAAAAGTACATATACCAAACTTTTCTTACGAAGATGCTGCTCCATTACTTGAAAATTTTAAGCTGGATGTACAAACAGGAAAAATCATAGGACTTTTTGGAAAAAGTGGAATAGGTAAAAGTACTGTAATAAAAATCATTCTGGGACTTTTAAGTGTGGAAAACAACTACGTTTTCATCAATAACATACCACTTAGTAAAATCGAGATAAATTCATATTATCAGAAAGTTGCTTACCTTCCCCAATATTCAGTTTTTTTTAAAGGAACAGTTAGAGAGAATATACTTCTTGGTGATGATAAAGAATTAGATAAGGACTTAATAGAATTTTTAGATGATCTTTCACTTGAAAAACAAATAGATGAAGGGGGGCACAACCTTTCTGGAGGGGAGCGCCAGAGAATTGCAATAGCAAGGACATTTGTACAAAATAATAAAGATATGTATCTCTTGGACGAACCCACAACTTATCTGGATGGAGTAAAAATCAAATCCTTAAAAGAGTTGATACGCAAAAAGGCAAGTAAATCAATAATCTTGATAATCTCACACTCCAAGGATTTCTTGGAAGATTTATGTGATAATATCGTGGAATTTTCATAA
- a CDS encoding S41 family peptidase has product MGKTLKISVILFLISFIFSSLIFATKIEPEKLQRDFEFIITLLKEAYIDPNGLVKNPEFTELVDDVRRKLNKPMDSFEFFKAVSPIFHYLNDYHCSIELPISNDSQIFPMTLYVIDNNIYVVFSLVEDVPIKSKVLAIDGIPSAQIIKEFEQYTITKDNSSRKEHEISRYINLIPTFWNKKSVEIEFEYNGSIKRKNIKAITMKEYRRKVQESKKSKLPYEFERKGNIGILRIGSFEIKGNLFVDFREFLNKVFRENKDMTDLVVDIRRNFGGKPQSVIEVLGHFVNKELSVKRRVKVKNSKYNIQALAGIGVRYDTNTEGKVIEATYSWVIPPRSPVFNGRVWVLIDNGIASAAITFVDIVQSHGIGRIIGERPIYSSHFTMGGINHYLPNAKIYVYIPAAITSYSSPNRIVPDYELTITTEERLERLTGVSDPVLEKVIKIIKNK; this is encoded by the coding sequence ATGGGGAAAACTTTAAAAATTTCAGTAATCCTTTTTTTAATAAGTTTTATTTTTTCTTCTTTGATTTTTGCAACCAAAATTGAACCAGAAAAACTTCAAAGAGATTTTGAATTTATTATTACCCTTCTAAAAGAAGCATACATTGATCCAAATGGACTGGTTAAAAACCCAGAATTTACAGAACTCGTTGATGATGTAAGAAGAAAACTTAACAAACCTATGGATAGTTTTGAATTTTTTAAAGCGGTTTCTCCTATTTTCCATTACCTGAATGATTACCATTGTAGTATTGAACTTCCCATTTCGAATGATTCTCAAATCTTTCCAATGACTCTTTATGTTATAGATAATAATATCTACGTTGTTTTTTCATTAGTCGAAGATGTGCCAATAAAATCAAAAGTTTTGGCGATTGATGGCATCCCATCAGCACAAATAATAAAGGAGTTTGAGCAGTACACCATTACAAAAGATAATTCTTCTCGGAAAGAACATGAAATTTCCCGATACATCAACTTGATACCAACTTTTTGGAATAAAAAAAGTGTGGAAATAGAATTTGAATATAACGGCTCTATAAAAAGAAAAAATATAAAAGCTATAACAATGAAAGAATATAGAAGAAAAGTTCAGGAATCGAAGAAATCAAAATTACCCTACGAATTTGAAAGAAAAGGAAACATAGGGATATTAAGAATAGGGAGTTTTGAAATCAAAGGGAATTTATTCGTCGATTTCAGAGAATTTCTGAATAAAGTTTTTAGAGAAAATAAAGACATGACAGATCTGGTTGTAGATATAAGAAGAAACTTCGGTGGTAAACCACAAAGCGTAATTGAAGTATTAGGCCATTTCGTAAATAAAGAACTTTCTGTGAAACGTAGAGTTAAAGTTAAAAACTCCAAGTACAACATACAAGCTTTGGCAGGAATAGGGGTTCGTTATGATACAAACACCGAAGGAAAAGTAATCGAAGCGACTTATTCGTGGGTTATACCCCCCAGAAGTCCTGTATTTAATGGAAGAGTATGGGTACTTATCGATAACGGCATAGCTTCAGCTGCAATAACTTTTGTAGACATTGTTCAAAGTCATGGAATAGGAAGAATAATAGGAGAAAGACCAATTTATTCCTCACATTTTACAATGGGTGGTATTAATCATTATTTGCCAAATGCGAAAATTTATGTTTACATTCCAGCTGCAATCACATCTTACTCCTCACCTAACAGAATAGTACCAGATTACGAACTTACAATAACAACGGAAGAGAGACTTGAGCGGTTGACAGGAGTTTCTGATCCTGTTCTTGAAAAGGTAATAAAAATAATTAAGAATAAATAA
- a CDS encoding ABC transporter transmembrane domain-containing protein — MKEFYKYFFLFHKVLSKMLFLKKFFIDIIYVSTMLLSFVLPIFLGRIVDNFRNKEALDAFYVYALIYIVVFTLQQITQIMRRAFSLVEGPRFLFERSISNVIKRRNENFVPEKEMDKIFSFEHIFEFFYGTFSMYVFILPVMMILTVGMIILNSWKVGVIALTGFLLAGVSSDKKMHKEEKIADQMNKAEYKVSEVFSDLYSGYEDIKAYETFPLTFKWLSTALDRLKKAYDLFGKVEIQFGLSYEIGVILIMPLVIFLLGLQVFSGNLSVGRAIMLVIYIERLQSYSKVYIEDTDYISWVIARAKIAYEKYLKEDA; from the coding sequence GTGAAGGAATTTTACAAATATTTTTTCCTATTTCATAAAGTTCTTTCAAAGATGCTTTTTTTGAAAAAATTTTTTATTGATATTATTTATGTTTCGACAATGCTTTTATCATTTGTGCTCCCGATCTTTCTTGGAAGGATAGTGGATAACTTTAGAAACAAAGAAGCATTAGATGCGTTTTATGTATATGCGTTAATTTATATTGTAGTTTTCACGTTGCAACAGATAACTCAAATTATGCGAAGAGCCTTTTCTCTGGTAGAGGGGCCTCGATTTTTGTTTGAAAGATCAATATCAAATGTAATAAAAAGAAGAAACGAAAATTTTGTGCCGGAAAAAGAAATGGATAAAATTTTTAGTTTTGAACATATTTTCGAATTCTTTTATGGTACGTTTTCAATGTATGTTTTTATCCTGCCAGTTATGATGATACTTACTGTTGGAATGATAATTTTAAATAGTTGGAAAGTTGGGGTTATAGCTTTAACAGGTTTTCTTTTAGCAGGTGTATCGAGTGATAAAAAAATGCACAAAGAAGAAAAAATTGCTGATCAAATGAATAAAGCAGAATATAAGGTCTCAGAAGTATTTTCAGATCTATATTCCGGGTATGAGGATATCAAGGCATATGAAACTTTTCCTTTAACCTTTAAATGGCTTTCAACTGCGTTGGATCGTTTAAAGAAGGCGTACGACTTATTTGGAAAAGTTGAAATTCAATTCGGTTTATCATACGAGATTGGAGTAATCTTAATAATGCCTCTTGTTATATTTTTATTGGGCCTCCAGGTTTTTTCTGGAAATCTTTCTGTAGGAAGAGCTATTATGCTTGTTATTTACATTGAAAGATTACAAAGTTATTCTAAAGTGTACATAGAAGATACAGATTATATTTCTTGGGTTATTGCAAGAGCGAAAATAGCATATGAAAAATATTTAAAGGAGGACGCATAA
- a CDS encoding ATP-binding cassette domain-containing protein has translation MFEKLEFIDVSFEYEGRKILDNFNLEITRGEKVAIVGSSGEGKTTFIKLVLKYISPHKGKILVNGKPLSEFEEWYKILGVLSQRAHIFNRTLRDNLLIANPNATEKEMYRALELAGLKKFMQNRDLDTVLGSDGGNISGGERTRIALARLLLREPEIVILDEPLEGVDKLVEKEVINNIRDFVKDKTLILISHRFSILSLTDEFAVLENGKIVERGKYHEHSQDSLLKRFFKAEQELTEKFRKGDSI, from the coding sequence ATGTTTGAAAAATTAGAATTTATAGATGTTTCTTTTGAATATGAAGGGAGAAAAATATTAGACAATTTTAATCTTGAAATAACGCGTGGTGAAAAAGTGGCTATTGTAGGTTCAAGTGGAGAAGGGAAAACAACTTTTATAAAGCTTGTTTTAAAGTATATATCACCACATAAAGGAAAGATTTTAGTTAATGGAAAACCTTTATCCGAGTTTGAGGAATGGTATAAAATCCTTGGAGTTTTAAGTCAGAGAGCACATATTTTTAATAGAACACTCAGAGACAATCTTCTTATTGCAAATCCAAATGCAACAGAAAAAGAAATGTATAGAGCTCTTGAATTAGCCGGCTTGAAAAAGTTTATGCAAAATAGAGATCTTGACACAGTACTTGGTAGTGATGGAGGTAATATTTCTGGTGGTGAGAGAACAAGAATAGCACTTGCAAGATTATTACTCAGAGAACCAGAAATTGTTATTCTTGATGAGCCACTTGAGGGTGTTGATAAACTTGTTGAAAAAGAAGTTATAAATAATATCAGAGATTTTGTAAAGGACAAAACTTTGATTTTGATTTCACACAGGTTTAGTATTCTTTCATTGACAGATGAATTTGCTGTACTTGAAAATGGGAAAATTGTTGAAAGAGGAAAATATCATGAACATTCACAAGATAGTCTTTTAAAACGATTTTTTAAAGCTGAGCAAGAGTTGACTGAGAAATTTAGAAAGGGTGATAGTATATGA
- a CDS encoding ABC transporter ATP-binding protein translates to MRELIRWFFKIPKKLMFMILLMNLFGIISGLIVSYTAILSKDVINYAVSQSNNFFLKSLLLIIAVLISHILIILGKAFVSFNKGRGFKYLGEYCYKRIMNKDFTEFSKKAPAFYSEVSLRTIENLLDPFSNYADLGGIVFIFKVIFYMVTIYTLDRISGLFMIFFGILILLSLWIANIYYYKRSKIVEDNFLEIKSYVADMFKGIEEIQLFEAYNFEMSLYKKVTDSFWKYKKRLYFNDFILSFMIRDLISMAFYLFVIYRGVVLSDPGTFYALFNLFTLIRYQLFTLMGVWDIVRTGITAARQLEEVVG, encoded by the coding sequence ATGAGAGAATTAATAAGATGGTTCTTTAAAATCCCTAAAAAATTAATGTTCATGATACTTTTGATGAATTTATTTGGGATTATATCGGGACTTATAGTCTCATATACTGCTATTTTAAGCAAAGACGTCATAAATTATGCTGTTTCCCAAAGTAATAACTTTTTTTTAAAAAGTTTGTTGCTAATAATAGCAGTTTTGATAAGTCATATATTAATTATTCTTGGTAAAGCTTTTGTTTCCTTCAATAAAGGAAGAGGGTTTAAGTACCTTGGTGAGTATTGTTATAAAAGAATAATGAACAAAGATTTTACGGAGTTTTCTAAGAAAGCACCTGCGTTTTACTCAGAAGTTTCATTGAGAACTATTGAAAATTTGTTGGACCCTTTTTCTAATTATGCTGATTTAGGTGGAATTGTTTTTATATTTAAAGTAATCTTTTATATGGTAACAATTTATACTTTAGATCGTATTTCAGGTTTGTTTATGATATTTTTTGGTATTTTGATTCTTCTTTCTTTATGGATAGCAAACATTTATTATTACAAGCGCTCCAAAATAGTTGAAGATAATTTTTTAGAAATCAAATCATATGTAGCAGATATGTTCAAGGGTATAGAGGAAATACAATTGTTTGAAGCATATAACTTTGAAATGAGTCTTTATAAAAAAGTGACTGATTCATTTTGGAAATATAAAAAAAGATTGTATTTTAACGATTTTATTCTTAGTTTTATGATTCGTGATTTGATCTCAATGGCATTTTATCTTTTTGTTATATATCGCGGGGTAGTATTAAGTGATCCAGGAACATTTTATGCTCTTTTTAATTTATTTACATTAATAAGATATCAATTATTTACACTAATGGGTGTATGGGACATTGTTCGCACAGGAATTACTGCTGCAAGGCAGCTTGAAGAAGTTGTTGGTTAA